The Cervus canadensis isolate Bull #8, Minnesota chromosome X, ASM1932006v1, whole genome shotgun sequence genome contains a region encoding:
- the LOC122435169 gene encoding UPF0472 protein C16orf72-like homolog yields the protein MEEQPKEGEAEVAEHWFSKWERQCLAEVEQEEDLPPDLQEEAAPETAGLKSEQQKLWHLFQTSATAVAQLYKDAGCQQPGLSMWDPFQNAAMAVTSLYKESGHAHQRSFDLGIQVGHQRRIKDVLEWVKKGRSIILREDLISFLCGKVPPAPPPPPRTPRMPAKPASEAPSQAAATESGSSVDVDLQPFHEAIALHGLSGAMASISVQSGAPGSPPQASEVAGGGRRRSSFLEDDLSPIDCEELALCLDSGGSRKRTSAECGDGDTDSPTHKRNRMA from the coding sequence atggaggagcAGCCGAAGGAGGGCGAGGCCGAGGTCGCGGAGCACTGGTTCTCTAAGTGGGAGCGCCAGTGCCTGGCCGAGGTGGAGCAGGAAGAGGACCTGCCCCCGGATCTGCAGGAGGAGGCGGCCCCCGAGACGGCGGGGCTCAAGAGCGAGCAGCAGAAGCTGTGGCACCTCTTCCAGACCTCAGCCACCGCCGTGGCCCAGCTCTACAAGGATGCGGGGTGCCAACAGCCAGGACTCTCCATGTGGGACCCCTTCCAGAATGCAGCCATGGCCGTGACCAGCCTCTACAAAGAGAGTGGGCATGCCCACCAACGAAGTTTTGACCTGGGCATCCAGGTGGGCCACCAGCGTCGCATCAAAGATGTGCTGGAATGGGTGAAGAAGGGACGGAGCATCATCCTCCGCGAAGATCTGATCAGTTTCCTGTGTGGCAAGGTGCCTCccgcgcccccgccgccgcctcgCACCCCAAGGATGCCCGCGAAGCCGGCCTCCGAGGCCCCCAGCCAGGCCGCCGCCACCGAATCGGGCTCGTCCGTGGACGTCGACCTGCAGCCGTTCCACGAGGCCATCGCCCTTCATGGCCTCAGCGGCGCCATGGCCAGCATTAGCGTGCAATCCGGTGCGCCCGGCTCCCCGCCTCAAGCTAGCGAGGTCGCAGGCGGTGGCCGCCGAAGAAGTAGCTTCCTCGAGGATGACTTGAGCCCGATCGACTGTGAAGAACTGGCCCTCTGCCTCGACAGTGGGGGGTCCCGCAAGCGCACCTCGGCCGAGTGTGGTGATGGCGACACGGACTCCCCAACTCACAAGCGCAACCGAATGGCCTAA